The genomic interval GCGTCGGCCGGGCCATCGGCGAGACGATGGCGGCGACCGTCATCCTCGGTCACAGCCAGCGCCTCCCCGAACCGCTTCAGGACGTGTTCGACAACACCGAGACGCTGACCAGCCTCATCGCCAGCCAGTACGGCAACGCCGACGGCCTGCACATGAACGCGCTGTTCACGGCGGGGGTCGTGTTGTTCCTGACGGTCCTCGGTCTCAGCGTGGTCGCCAGACGCATCGAGATACGGATGCAACGCAAGCTGGGAGGGAACGAATGAGCGTCGAACACGACTCCCCCCTCGTCTCCGACCGGACCGGCGTCGGCGAGAAGCTCGCCGCGAGCGTCGTGGGGGTCGGTCTCGGGGTGCTCGCGTTCGCGCTCTTGAGCGTCGTGCGCGTCCTGACCGAGGAGACATCGGTTCTCGGAATCGGACTGTACGACTTCCTCGCGTTCGGCGTGTTGGCGATGGGGCTCGGGGTCGCCGGGCTCGGAATCGCCTCCAAGGTCGACCTGCTCGAAACGACGCCCGACGAGACCGCGGGACTGGTCACCGCGGCGCTGTTCGGCGGCGGGGCGTTCGCGGTCGCCGGACTGGTCGCGTCCCAGACGCTCGGTCTCGGCACCGTCGGGTGGCTCGCGAGTTCGACCCTCGCGGGCGGTCTCACCCTCTTCGGGGTCGCGCTCGTGCCCGAGGACCTCGGCTCGACGCTTCCCGCCGGGATGGCCGCCGTCGGGACGGCGGCGCTCGTCCTCGCCGACGTGGTCGCGCCGGGGTTCTCGTGGCAACCAAACGGGTTCTCCGCGACGTTCACGGGCGCGATGATCGCGCCGATACTCCTCGCCGTGGCCGCGCTCGTGGCCGCGTGGGCGGCGGCGAAGGCCTACGAGGGCTACGGAAGCCGAGGCCGCCAGACCGCGGCGTATCTGCTCGTCGGGGTCAACGCGGTCGGAATCATCGCGGTCCTCGCCGCGCTCCTCGCGTTCGTCGCGTCGAAGGGCGTCGGTCCGGCGTTCGAGGGCTTCTCGCTCGTTCCGTTCGAGTGGCCGTTCGTCACGAACGGCTACTCGTACCGGCCCGACGTCGTCAACGGCGTGTTCCCGGCCATCGTCGGCACCGTCTGGCTCGTCGTCGGGGCGGTCCTCACGGGCGTTCCGGCCGCGGTCGCGGCGGCGGTGTTCCTCACGGAGTACGCCGAACAGGGCCGGTTCGTCGGCGCGGTCGAGATCGCCACGAACGGGCTCTGGAGCACTCCGAGCGTCGTCTTCGGGCTGTTCGGGTACGCCTTTCTCGTCCCGCGACTCGGCGGCAACACGTCGCTGCTCTCGGGGATGCTCGTCCTCGGGTTCATGCTGATGCCGCTCTGTCTCATCACCGCTCGCGAGGCCATCAAGGCGGTCCCCGACGAGTACCGCGACGCGAGCGCCGCCCTCGGCGTGAGCAAGTGGGAGACGATTCGGAGCGTGGTCCTCCCCGCGGCGGTGCCGGGGATACTCACGGGCGTCATCCTCGGGGTCGGCCGCATCGCCGGGGAGACCGCACCCATCCTGCTCGTGATGGCGGGCGGGCTCCGCGACGACGCGCCCGCGGTGCTCGGGTCGTTCGAGTTCACCGCGACGCCGCCGTTCGTCGCGAACGAGGCGCTGTTGCAGAGCGCGCCGGCGCTCCCCTACCAGCTGTACGCGACCATCACCGCGGGCGTCTCCGCCGAGAACGCCGAGGCGTTCGGATGGGGGACCGCGTTCGTCCTCCTAGTCGTGGTGCTGTCGTTCTACGCGCTCGGAATCGCCTCGCGAATCTACTTCAGACGGAGGCTGAACGCATGAGTGAAACCAGATCAGTGACCCAGACGACGGACGAACCGCAGACGACGACCGGCGAGAGTCGAGAGGAGAGCCGCCCGGAGTGGACCGCCTACGAGTTCGAGGGCGACGCGAAGCTCTCGGTGACCGACCTCGACGTTCACTACGGGGACGAACGGGCGATAGACGGCATCTCGATGGACATTCCCGAGCGCAGCGTGACGGCGCTCATCGGGCCCTCTGGATGCGGGAAGTCGACGTTCCTCAGGTGTCTCAACCGAATGAACGACCGAATCCGTTCGGCGAGCGTCGACGGCGAGGTTCGGTTCGACGGGCAGGACATCTACGAGGACGGCGTCGACCTCGTCGAACTCCGCAAGCGCGTCGGGATGGTGTTCCAAGCGCCGAACCCGTTCCCGAAGTCGATCCGCGACAACGTCGCCTACGGGCCGCGAAAGCACGGGACGGTTCGGACCGACCTCCTCGCGAAGCTCACCGGGCGCGCCGACACCGAGCGGGAACGCGAGATAGTCGAGCAGTCCCTGCGGAAGGCCGCCCTCTGGGACGAGGTGAGAGACCGGCTCGACGACAACGCGCTCGGGCTCTCGGGCGGCCAACAGCAACGGCTCTGCATCGCGCGGTGTCTCGCGACCGACCCCGAGGTCATCCTGATGGACGAACCCGCGTCGGCGCTCGACCCCATCGCGACCGCGAAGATAGAGGACCTCATCGACGACCTCGCACGAGAGTACACCGTGGTCATCGTGACCCACAACATGCAACAGGCCGCCCGCATCTCCGACCAGACCGCGGTCTTCCTCACCGGCGGCCGACTCGTCGAGTACGGCGACACCGACCAGGTGTTCGAGAATCCCCGCAGTCGGCGGGTCGAGGAGTACATCACCGGGAAGTTCGGGTGATTCGGGTGAGCGACGCCGAGATGCAGACCCGGAAGCTCCAGAAGGTCGGCGGGTCGACCTACACCGTCTCGATTCCGAAGCGATGGGCCGAGAACCACGGACTCGAAGCGGGGTGCGACGTCCACCTCTACACCCACGCCGACGGCTCGCTCGTCGTGCGCGGGTCCCGGACCGACGGCGGCGACCTCGACGCCACCCGAGTCGAAATCGACGGCCCGGGCGTGAACGCGGTCGAGCGCGTGCTCAAGGCCACCTACGCCGTCGGCTTCGACGAAGTGACGCTGGCCGCGACCCGGGCGTTCACCGACGACCAGCGCCGGACCGCCCGCGCGCTGGCCCGGACCCTCATCGGCACCGAAATCGCCGAAGAGGACGACGCTCGCATCGTCGTCCGGAACCTCCTCGACCCGGCCGACGTGTCGGTCCGCCAGTCGGTGAGCCAACTGACGTTCGTGGCGCTGTCGATGCACCGGACCGCGACCGACGCTGCGCTGGGCGAGGGGACGGGAGCCGACTCGGTCGCCGGTCGAGACGACGAGGCCGACAGACTGTTCGAGATGCTCGCGCGCCACTTCTCACGGTCGCTGACCGACTTCGCGGAGGTCGACCACCTCGGCGTGGACCGGCCGGAACTGTTCGACCACTACCTCACCGCGCGCCAACTCGAACGCGTCGCCGACCACGCGGTCAGAATCGCACGGATCGCGGCCGCCAGCGACGGCGAGGTCGGTGCCGGAATCGACCGAGAGCTCGTAGACCGCGCCCGCGAGTCCGGAGCGGCCGCCAGACGGGTGGTCGAGGACGCGGTCGAGGTCGTCACGGGGGACGCCCGAACCGAGACCGCCCACGGCGTTCTCGACCGGCGCGACGAGGTCGTCGCCGAACTCGAAGCCATCGAGCGCGACGCCTTCGAGCGCGGAACCGCCGACGCGTACCACCTGACGCGCGTCCTCGACGGCCTCGTCCGGACGGCGGAGTACGGCGGGAACGTCGCCGAGGTGGCCGTCGAGTCGGCGCTCCGCGAACGCGACTGAGCCGCGACGCGGCTCAGTCGCGCTGGTGTGCCGTCACGAACTCGACCACCGCCTCGGTCCCCCGGAATCCCTCGGCCATCCTGTCGACGAGTTCGCCGTCGACGAACAGCAGGAGGGTGGGGACGCTCCGAACGTCGTACTCCTCGACGAGCGGCGGGTCGTCCCGGGGGTTCAGCGTGGCGACGGCGGCGTCGGTCGCGCGGGCGACGTTGCCCACGACCGGTTCGATGGCCTGACACAGGCTACATCCCTCGGTGTAGAGGTCCACCAGCGCGAGGTCGTGGGCGGCGACGAACGCGTCGAGGTCGTCGCCGTCGTCGAGGTCGACAGGGCTGTCGGGGGCAGACGGAGCGGACCGATTTCGAGTCACGCCCGACGGTAGGCGACCCGGCCGTTAGCGCCTTTCGGCGCGGTCGCCCGGGGCGACCGCGCGCGGGGATACACTCTTTAAGGCCGCCCGAGAAGGCCGAAAACGTCGATGTCCACGCTTCGGAGGGCGGTCGTCCCGGTCGTCTCGGTCCTGCTGGTCGCTGGCCTGCTCGCGGTCGGGCCTCCAGGGGACTCCCTCGACGGGGGCCTGCCGTGGTCGGACTCGTCGAGCGCGGCCGCGTCGAGCGCGACAGCGCCCGACGACGAGACGCTGGTCCAACCGAGCGAGAACGGTAGCCTGCTGTGGCCGTACACGAGCTCCTCGCGGTCGCCCGAGGACCGGACGCTGGCGATAAACGTCGTGATACACGGCGAGCGCGACGAGGTTCGGCGGGCGCTGACCGACCGGTCGAACCTCGACTGGAACCGCACGACGGGCAACGAGACCGAGGCCGACGCCGAGACCTACTCGGTCGAGCTCACCGACGACGGCATCGAGTGGAACGACGCCCGCGGGTCGACCCGGTACACCTACCTCGACGCGGGACCGCGGGGCGGAACCGGGCGGTGGGTCGACGAGAGCTACCAGCTCCACGCCGGGGACTACCTCGGGGCCAGACAGCACGTCAGGGCCTACGAGTCGCCGCGCGCCGACGACGAGTGGACCGCAGTTCAGGCCCACGCCGAGTACTGGGACTGGTTCCGGCTCCGCCACACCGTGACGAACGTTCAGGGTGCCGCCAGAACCGTCGAGGCCGATTTCATGGACGAACCGTACGTCTCGGAGGTCCGCCGGGAGTACCACGGCAACCGCGGCGGCCGCCACGACGGCTGGATATCCGCCATCGAACTCGCGCTCGCCGCGGGGGTGGTGGGCGTGAGCCTGACCGGGTCTCGGTCGGTCCGAGAGGTCGGCGAGCGCGCGGGCCGCGCGCTCGCCGACAACGGCCACCGGATACTGCTGGTCGTCGCCCTGCTGGGGCTGTATCTGGGCGTCCGGACGACCGGACTCGCGCTTGAACGGGCGTTCCCGGGTGTCTCGCCCAAACTGTTCGCCGGACTGCTGTACCCGGTCGTCGCGTTCGGGATTCCGACGGTCGCCGCCCTGACCGCCCGGCCGCTCGACCGGGCGGTGGCGTTCGGGCTGACGGTGGTCGCGCTCGGCGCGGCGTTCGTCCTCGACTTCTCGGCGGTCGGGGTCGGCATCGTCCCCATCGACCTCGTGCTCCACCGGGTCGCGCTGTTGCTCTCGGTCGGCCTGATCGCCGCGGGGTCGGCCCGACGGCGGGCCGACCCCGACCTCGCGGTGGTCGGGGTCGGGACCGTCGGGTGGGTCGCCAGTCTCATCATGCCGCTGTTCGGGATGCTGTAAGCCGACCGAATTGGGGACGCGGGCGGCGCTCGCGCCGCCCGCGTCCCCGGTCGGAATCCAGAGGGTATAACCCCGAGCAGTGCCACGAATACGACCATGGACGGGGCGCTGGGGCCACCCGAGAAGATGGCCGAACGCGGCGACGACCTCACGCCGATGCTGAGCCAGTACTACGACCTCTGTGCGGAGTACGACGACTCGCTCGTGCTGTTCCAGGTCGGGGACTTCTACGAGACGTTCTGCGAGGCGGCCGAGATCACCGCCCGCCTGCTCGAAATCACCCGGACCCAGCGCGAGGACTCGACCGGCACCTACCCGATGGCTGGCATCCCCATCGACAACGCCGAGTCGTACATCGAGACCCTGCTCGACGCGGGCTACCGGGTCGCGGTCGCCGATCAGGTCCAGGACCCCGAGGAGGCCACCGGCGTGGTCGAGCGGGCGGTCACCCGAATCGTGACGCCGGGCACGCTGACCGAGGACGAACTGCTCGACACCGAGGACAACAACTTCGTGGCCTGCCTGACCGAGGACCCCGACCGCTACGGTCTCGCGCTGCTGGACGTCTCGACCGGCGACTTCTACGTCACCAGCGCCCGGCGCGAGTCGGCCATCGCCGACGAGGTGAGCCGGTTCGCGCCCGCCGAGGCCATCGTCGAACCCGGCACCGACGCCGACCCGTTCGACGCAGATTGCATGGTCTCGCCATACGACGCCGAGGCGTTCGACGCCGAGGCGGCCGCCGAGCGCGTCGAGGCCTACTTCGGGTCACCCGACACCCAGCTGGCCGAGGACGTGGAGACCCGGGCGTGCGGCGCGTTGCTGGCCTACGCCGAGTACACCCGGGGCGGAGAGGACGGCGGGAGCGCCGACGCCGCCGACCGCCTCGACTACCTCAACCACCTCACGCGCTACGAGCCCCGCGAGTACATGTTGCTCGACCGGGTCGCGCTCGGGAGTCTGGAGCTGTTCGAGCGCCGGACGGTCCACGGCGACGAGGACGTGACCCTGCTCGGGGTGCTCGACGAGACCTCCTGTGCGCTGGGGAGCCGGAAGCTCAAGGACTGGCTCCGGCGGCCCCTCCTCGAACCCGACCGCATCGAGTCGCGCCTCGACGCGGTCGAGGAGTGGACCCGCCGGGTGCAGGCCCGCGAGGCCGCCCGCGAGCAGTTGCGGGACGTGTACGACATCGAGCGGCTCATCGCCCGCATCTCGCGGGGGCGGGCCAACGCCCGGGACCTGCGGTCGCTGAAGGCCACCCTCGACGTGGTGCCCGAGCTGAAGGCCACGATGGACGGCTTCGAGTCCGAGCGACTGGTCGAGCTCCGCGAGGCCCTCGACGAACTCGCCGACGTTCGGGACCGCATCGACCGCGCCATCCGGGAGGACCCCGCCCGAGAGATAACCGAGGGCGACGTCATCAAGCCGAGCTACGACGACGAACTCGCCGAGCTCCGCGAGACCGAGCGCGAGGGCAAGGCGTGGATAGACGACCTCGAAGCGTCCGAGCGCGAGCGCACGGGCATCGACTCGCTCAAGGTCGGGCACAACTCGGTCCACGGTTACTACATCGAGGTCACCAACCCCAACCTCGACAGCGTGCCCGACGACTACAACCGCAGGCAGACGCTCAAGAACGCAGAGCGGTTCTACACCCCCGAACTCAAGGAGCGCGAGGACGAGATTCTCCGGGCGGAGAACCGGGCCGACGACCTCGAACACGAGCTGTTCCGGGAGGTCCGCCGGGAAGTCGCCGGGGAGTCCGAGCGCGTTCAGGCGGTCGCCGACGCGCTCGCGCAACTCGACGTGCTCGCGGCGCTCGCGGAGGTCGCAGCCACGCGCGACTACGCCCGCCCCGAAATCGTCGACGAGAGCGACGGGGACGGGTCCGGCCTCCGCATCGAGGGCGGCCGCCACCCGGTGGTCGAGCGCACCCAGCGGTCGTTCGTGCCCAACGACACCGACCTCGATTCGGAGCGACACTTCGCGGTCGTCACCGGCCCGAACATGTCGGGGAAATCGACGTACATGCGTCAGGTCGCGCTGATAACCGTGCTCGCCCAGACCGGGAGCTTCGTCCCGGCCGCAAGCGCCCGCATCGAGCCGGTCGACCGGATCTTCACCCGGGTGGGTGCGAGCGACGACATCGCGGGAGGGCGCTCGACGTTCATGGTCGAGATGACCGAGCTCGCCGCCATCCTGCAGAGCGCGACGGAGGACTCGCTGGTCCTGCTCGACGAGGTGGGCCGGGGCACCAGCACCACCGACGGCCTCGCAATCGCCCGCGCCGTGACCGAGTACGTCCACGACGAGGTCGGCGCGCTGACCCTGTTCGCGACTCACCACCACGAGCTCACCGAGACCGCCGACGACCTGCCGGGCGCGTTCAACCTCCACTTCGCGGCCGAGCGGACCGACGAGGAGGTCGTCTTCGACCACGAGGTCCGGGAGGGCGCGGCCACCGCCTCCTACGGCGTGCAGGTCGCCCGGGAGGCCGGGGTCCCCGACGCGGTGGTCGAGCGCTCGAAGGACCTGCTGGCCGACGCCGACGACGGGCCGGAGGAATCGGCGGCGTCTGGCCCGCCAGACGCCGCCGAGCGCGAATCGCTCCCCGAGCGCGGATCACCTCCCGAGCGCGAATCGCCCCCCGAGGTCGTCGCCGACGGCTCCGCCGTCGGCGGCGACCTCGCCACGCGTCTCCGGGAGGTCGACGTGGCGACGATGACGCCACTGGAGGCGATGAACGAACTGGCGGAGCTCAAGCGGGAAGTCGAGTAGGCCGCTTCTCGCCCAACTATAAATACCGGCGGTCGGAGGGTTCAGACGTGTCCCGCCGCCACTCTCCCACCGGCCTCACACTGGACAGTCCGCGGCTCCTCGCGAGCGCGACCGCGGTCGCGCTCGCGGAGGCGACGCTCCGACTTCTGCTCGGGTGGGCCGTCCATCCCCTCCTCGCGCTCGTCGTCCCGCCGGTCGTCGCGGTCGTCGGTCTCGGCGCGCTCGCGCCCGGCGTTCGCCGGGCGCTCGCCGAGGGTCCGCCCGTCGAGTGGAATCTCGCGAACGCGCGCGACCGCGCCGCCGCGCTCGCCGCCGCGGCGACGCTCGGCCACGCGGTCGCGGTCCTCGCCGGGACGGCCGCCTTCCTCCTGCTCGACACCCCGGTTCGCGCGGCGCTCTACTGGCTCGGTCACGGCGACGCGCTGGCGCTCCCGGTCCTCGTGGCGACGCCGCCGTGGGGCGTCGCCGTCGGGACGCTCCTCGCGTGGGCGGTCGTGGCACCCGCGGTCGTCCGGGTCGCCGAGGGCGATTCGGTCGGCGGGGGGTTCCTCGCGGCGCTCGCGGTCGTCGTCGAGAGGCCCCGCGAAGCGGCCGTCGGCGTCGGCTGGCACCTCGGCTACGCCGGACTGGTGAGCCTCGCAGTGCTCAC from Halorussus salilacus carries:
- the mutS gene encoding DNA mismatch repair protein MutS, with translation MDGALGPPEKMAERGDDLTPMLSQYYDLCAEYDDSLVLFQVGDFYETFCEAAEITARLLEITRTQREDSTGTYPMAGIPIDNAESYIETLLDAGYRVAVADQVQDPEEATGVVERAVTRIVTPGTLTEDELLDTEDNNFVACLTEDPDRYGLALLDVSTGDFYVTSARRESAIADEVSRFAPAEAIVEPGTDADPFDADCMVSPYDAEAFDAEAAAERVEAYFGSPDTQLAEDVETRACGALLAYAEYTRGGEDGGSADAADRLDYLNHLTRYEPREYMLLDRVALGSLELFERRTVHGDEDVTLLGVLDETSCALGSRKLKDWLRRPLLEPDRIESRLDAVEEWTRRVQAREAAREQLRDVYDIERLIARISRGRANARDLRSLKATLDVVPELKATMDGFESERLVELREALDELADVRDRIDRAIREDPAREITEGDVIKPSYDDELAELRETEREGKAWIDDLEASERERTGIDSLKVGHNSVHGYYIEVTNPNLDSVPDDYNRRQTLKNAERFYTPELKEREDEILRAENRADDLEHELFREVRREVAGESERVQAVADALAQLDVLAALAEVAATRDYARPEIVDESDGDGSGLRIEGGRHPVVERTQRSFVPNDTDLDSERHFAVVTGPNMSGKSTYMRQVALITVLAQTGSFVPAASARIEPVDRIFTRVGASDDIAGGRSTFMVEMTELAAILQSATEDSLVLLDEVGRGTSTTDGLAIARAVTEYVHDEVGALTLFATHHHELTETADDLPGAFNLHFAAERTDEEVVFDHEVREGAATASYGVQVAREAGVPDAVVERSKDLLADADDGPEESAASGPPDAAERESLPERGSPPERESPPEVVADGSAVGGDLATRLREVDVATMTPLEAMNELAELKREVE
- a CDS encoding thioredoxin family protein translates to MTRNRSAPSAPDSPVDLDDGDDLDAFVAAHDLALVDLYTEGCSLCQAIEPVVGNVARATDAAVATLNPRDDPPLVEEYDVRSVPTLLLFVDGELVDRMAEGFRGTEAVVEFVTAHQRD
- the pstB gene encoding phosphate ABC transporter ATP-binding protein PstB, whose protein sequence is MSETRSVTQTTDEPQTTTGESREESRPEWTAYEFEGDAKLSVTDLDVHYGDERAIDGISMDIPERSVTALIGPSGCGKSTFLRCLNRMNDRIRSASVDGEVRFDGQDIYEDGVDLVELRKRVGMVFQAPNPFPKSIRDNVAYGPRKHGTVRTDLLAKLTGRADTEREREIVEQSLRKAALWDEVRDRLDDNALGLSGGQQQRLCIARCLATDPEVILMDEPASALDPIATAKIEDLIDDLAREYTVVIVTHNMQQAARISDQTAVFLTGGRLVEYGDTDQVFENPRSRRVEEYITGKFG
- a CDS encoding phosphate signaling complex PhoU family protein produces the protein MSDAEMQTRKLQKVGGSTYTVSIPKRWAENHGLEAGCDVHLYTHADGSLVVRGSRTDGGDLDATRVEIDGPGVNAVERVLKATYAVGFDEVTLAATRAFTDDQRRTARALARTLIGTEIAEEDDARIVVRNLLDPADVSVRQSVSQLTFVALSMHRTATDAALGEGTGADSVAGRDDEADRLFEMLARHFSRSLTDFAEVDHLGVDRPELFDHYLTARQLERVADHAVRIARIAAASDGEVGAGIDRELVDRARESGAAARRVVEDAVEVVTGDARTETAHGVLDRRDEVVAELEAIERDAFERGTADAYHLTRVLDGLVRTAEYGGNVAEVAVESALRERD
- the pstA gene encoding phosphate ABC transporter permease PstA; the protein is MSVEHDSPLVSDRTGVGEKLAASVVGVGLGVLAFALLSVVRVLTEETSVLGIGLYDFLAFGVLAMGLGVAGLGIASKVDLLETTPDETAGLVTAALFGGGAFAVAGLVASQTLGLGTVGWLASSTLAGGLTLFGVALVPEDLGSTLPAGMAAVGTAALVLADVVAPGFSWQPNGFSATFTGAMIAPILLAVAALVAAWAAAKAYEGYGSRGRQTAAYLLVGVNAVGIIAVLAALLAFVASKGVGPAFEGFSLVPFEWPFVTNGYSYRPDVVNGVFPAIVGTVWLVVGAVLTGVPAAVAAAVFLTEYAEQGRFVGAVEIATNGLWSTPSVVFGLFGYAFLVPRLGGNTSLLSGMLVLGFMLMPLCLITAREAIKAVPDEYRDASAALGVSKWETIRSVVLPAAVPGILTGVILGVGRIAGETAPILLVMAGGLRDDAPAVLGSFEFTATPPFVANEALLQSAPALPYQLYATITAGVSAENAEAFGWGTAFVLLVVVLSFYALGIASRIYFRRRLNA